In Cynocephalus volans isolate mCynVol1 chromosome 3, mCynVol1.pri, whole genome shotgun sequence, one DNA window encodes the following:
- the FURIN gene encoding furin isoform X1: protein MELRPWLLWVVAAAGALVLLTADARDQKVFTNTWAVHIPGGLAVADSVARKHGFLNLGQIFGDYYHFWHRAVTKRSLSPHRPRHRRLQREPQVQWLEQQVAKQRTKRDLYQEPTDPKFPQQWYLSGIAQRDLNVKEAWAQGYTGHGIVVSILDDGIEKNHPDLAGNYDPGASFDVNDQDPDPQPRYTQMNDNRHGTRCAGEVAAVANNGVCGVGVAYNARIGGVRMLDGEVTDAVEARSLGLNPNHIHIYSASWGPEDDGKTVDGPARLAEEAFFRGVSQGRGGLGSIFVWASGNGGREHDSCNCDGYTNSIYTLSISSATQLGNVPWYSEACSSTLATTYSSGNQNEKQIVTTDLRQKCTESHTGTSASAPLAAGIIALTLEANKNLTWRDMQHLVVQTSKPAHLNANDWATNGVGRKVSHSYGYGLLDAGAMVALAQNWTTVAPQRKCIIDILTEPKDIGKRLEVRKTVTACLGEPNHITHLEHAQARLTLSYNRRGDLAIHLVSPMGTRSTLLAARPHDYSADGFNDWAFMTTHSWDEDPSGEWVLEIENTSEANNYGTLTKFTLVLYGTASEGLPTPPESSGCKTLTSSQACVVCEEGFSLHQKSCVQRCPPGFAPQVLDTHYNTENDVETIQASICTPCHASCATCQGPAPTDCLSCPSHASLDPVEQTCSRQSQSSRESPPQKPQPRPPLEVETEPRPRAGLLPSHLPEVVAGLSCAFIVLVFVTVFLVLQLRSGFSFRGVKVYTMDRGLISYKGLPPEAWQEECPSDSEEDEGRGERTAFIKDQSAL from the exons ATGGAGCTGAGGCCCTGGTTGCTATGGGTggtagcagcagcaggagccttGGTCCTGCTGACAGCTGATGCCCGTGACCAGAAGGTCTTCACCAACACATGGGCTGTGCACATCCCCGGAGGCCTGGCAGTGGCTGATAGTGTGGCACGAAAGCATGGGTTCCTCAACCTAGGCCAG ATCTTCGGCGACTATTACCACTTCTGGCATCGAGCAGTGACAAAGCGGTCCCTGTCGCCTCACCGCCCTCGGCACAGACGGCTGCAGAGAGAGCCTCAA GTACAGTGGCTGGAGCAGCAGGTGGCAAAGCAACGGACCAAACGGGACCTGTACCAGGAGCCCACAGATCCCAAGTTTCCCCAGCAATGGTACCTG TCTGGCATCGCGCAGCGGGACCTGAATGTGAAGGAGGCCTGGGCCCAGGGCTACACAGGGCACGGCATTGTGGTCTCCATTCTGGATGATGGCATTGAGAAGAACCACCCAGACTTGGCAGGCAATTAt GATCCTGGGGCCAGTTTTGATGTCAATGACCAGGACCCTGACCCCCAACCTCGGTACACGCAGATGAATGACAACAG GCATGGCACACGGTGTGCGGGTGAAGTGGCTGCGGTGGCCAACAATGGTGTCTGTGGTGTAGGCGTGGCCTACAATGCCCGCATTGGAG GAGTGCGCATGCTGGATGGTGAGGTGACAGATGCGGTGGAAGCACGCTCGCTGGGCCTGAATCCCAACCACATCCACATCTACAGTGCCAGCTGGGGCCCCGAGGACGATGGCAAGACAGTGGACGGGCCAGCCCGCCTTGCTGAAGAGGCTTTCTTCCGGGGCGTCAGCCAG GGCCGAGGGGGGCTGGGTTCCATATTTGTCTGGGCCTCAGGGAACGGGGGCCGGGAACATGACAGCTGCAACTGCGACGGCTACACCAACAGCATCTATACGCTGTCCATCAGCAGCGCCACGCAGTTGGGCAATGTGCCCTGGTACAGCGAGGCCTGCTCATCCACACTGGCCACGACCTACAGCAGTGGCAACCAGAACGAGAAGCAGATT gtgacCACTGACTTGCGGCAGAAATGCACAGAGTCTCACACGGGCAcctcagcctctgcccctttGGCAGCCGGCATCATCGCTCTCACCCTGGAGGCCAA TAAGAACCTCACCTGGCGGGACATGCAGCACCTGGTGGTACAGACCTCAAAGCCAGCCCACCTCAATGCTAACGATTGGGCGACCAATGGTGTGGGCCGGAAAG TGAGCCACTCATATGGCTATGGGCTGTTGGATGCAGGTGCCATGGTGGCCTTGGCCCAGAACTGGACAACAGTGGCCCCCCAGAGGAAGTGCATCATCGACATCCTCACTGAGCCCAA GGACATTGGGAAACGGCTAGAGGTGCGGAAGACTGTGACCGCGTGCCTGGGCGAGCCCAACCACATCACCCATCTGGAGCATGCTCAGGCACGGCTCACCCTGTCCTACAATCGCCGTGGTGACCTGGCCATCCACCTAGTCAGCCCCATGGGCACCCGCTCCACCCTGCTGGCTGCCAG GCCTCACGACTATTCTGCAGATGGATTTAATGACTGGGCTTTCATGACAACCCATTCCTGGGATGAGGACCCCTCTGGCGAGTGGGTCCTGGAGATTGAAAACACCAGCGAAGCCAACAACTATG GGACGCTGACCAAGTTCACCCTCGTACTATATGGCACAGCCTCTGAGGGGCTACCCACACCTCCCGAGAGCAGTGGCTGCAAGACCCTCACGTCCAGCCAGGCTTGTGTGG TATGTGAGGAAGGCTTCTCCCTGCACCAGAAGAGCTGTGTCCAGCGCTGCCCTCCAGGCTTCGCTCCCCAAGTCCTTGATACACACTATAACACTGAGAATGACGTGGAGACCATCCAGGCCAGCATCTGTACCCCCTGCCACGCCTCATGTGCCACATGTCAGGGGCCAGCCCCCACAGACTGCCTCAGCTGCCCCAGCCACGCCTCCCTGGACCCTGTGGAGCAGACATGCTCCCGGCAAAGCCAGAGCAGCCGCGAGTCCCCACCACAGAAGCCACAACCCCGGCCGCCCCTGGAAGTGGAGACGGAGCCGCGGCCACGGGCAGGGCTGCTGCCCTCGCACCTGCCTGAGGTGGTGGCTGGCCTCAGCTGCGCCTTCATTGTGTTGGTCTTCGTCACTGTCTTCCTGGTCCTGCAGCTGCGCTCGGGCTTCAGCTTCCGGGGGGTGAAGGTGTACACCATGGACCGGGGCCTCATCTCCTACAAGGGGCTGCCCCCTGAAGCCTGGCAGGAGGAGTGTCCGTCCGACTCAGAAGAGGATGAGGGCCGGGGCGAGAGGACCGCCTTTATCAAAGACCAGAGCGCCCTTTGA
- the FURIN gene encoding furin isoform X2: protein MELRPWLLWVVAAAGALVLLTADARDQKVFTNTWAVHIPGGLAVADSVARKHGFLNLGQIFGDYYHFWHRAVTKRSLSPHRPRHRRLQREPQVQWLEQQVAKQRTKRDLYQEPTDPKFPQQWYLSGIAQRDLNVKEAWAQGYTGHGIVVSILDDGIEKNHPDLAGNYDPGASFDVNDQDPDPQPRYTQMNDNRHGTRCAGEVAAVANNGVCGVGVAYNARIGGVRMLDGEVTDAVEARSLGLNPNHIHIYSASWGPEDDGKTVDGPARLAEEAFFRGVSQGRGGLGSIFVWASGNGGREHDSCNCDGYTNSIYTLSISSATQLGNVPWYSEACSSTLATTYSSGNQNEKQIVTTDLRQKCTESHTGTSASAPLAAGIIALTLEANKNLTWRDMQHLVVQTSKPAHLNANDWATNGVGRKGAMVALAQNWTTVAPQRKCIIDILTEPKDIGKRLEVRKTVTACLGEPNHITHLEHAQARLTLSYNRRGDLAIHLVSPMGTRSTLLAARPHDYSADGFNDWAFMTTHSWDEDPSGEWVLEIENTSEANNYGTLTKFTLVLYGTASEGLPTPPESSGCKTLTSSQACVVCEEGFSLHQKSCVQRCPPGFAPQVLDTHYNTENDVETIQASICTPCHASCATCQGPAPTDCLSCPSHASLDPVEQTCSRQSQSSRESPPQKPQPRPPLEVETEPRPRAGLLPSHLPEVVAGLSCAFIVLVFVTVFLVLQLRSGFSFRGVKVYTMDRGLISYKGLPPEAWQEECPSDSEEDEGRGERTAFIKDQSAL from the exons ATGGAGCTGAGGCCCTGGTTGCTATGGGTggtagcagcagcaggagccttGGTCCTGCTGACAGCTGATGCCCGTGACCAGAAGGTCTTCACCAACACATGGGCTGTGCACATCCCCGGAGGCCTGGCAGTGGCTGATAGTGTGGCACGAAAGCATGGGTTCCTCAACCTAGGCCAG ATCTTCGGCGACTATTACCACTTCTGGCATCGAGCAGTGACAAAGCGGTCCCTGTCGCCTCACCGCCCTCGGCACAGACGGCTGCAGAGAGAGCCTCAA GTACAGTGGCTGGAGCAGCAGGTGGCAAAGCAACGGACCAAACGGGACCTGTACCAGGAGCCCACAGATCCCAAGTTTCCCCAGCAATGGTACCTG TCTGGCATCGCGCAGCGGGACCTGAATGTGAAGGAGGCCTGGGCCCAGGGCTACACAGGGCACGGCATTGTGGTCTCCATTCTGGATGATGGCATTGAGAAGAACCACCCAGACTTGGCAGGCAATTAt GATCCTGGGGCCAGTTTTGATGTCAATGACCAGGACCCTGACCCCCAACCTCGGTACACGCAGATGAATGACAACAG GCATGGCACACGGTGTGCGGGTGAAGTGGCTGCGGTGGCCAACAATGGTGTCTGTGGTGTAGGCGTGGCCTACAATGCCCGCATTGGAG GAGTGCGCATGCTGGATGGTGAGGTGACAGATGCGGTGGAAGCACGCTCGCTGGGCCTGAATCCCAACCACATCCACATCTACAGTGCCAGCTGGGGCCCCGAGGACGATGGCAAGACAGTGGACGGGCCAGCCCGCCTTGCTGAAGAGGCTTTCTTCCGGGGCGTCAGCCAG GGCCGAGGGGGGCTGGGTTCCATATTTGTCTGGGCCTCAGGGAACGGGGGCCGGGAACATGACAGCTGCAACTGCGACGGCTACACCAACAGCATCTATACGCTGTCCATCAGCAGCGCCACGCAGTTGGGCAATGTGCCCTGGTACAGCGAGGCCTGCTCATCCACACTGGCCACGACCTACAGCAGTGGCAACCAGAACGAGAAGCAGATT gtgacCACTGACTTGCGGCAGAAATGCACAGAGTCTCACACGGGCAcctcagcctctgcccctttGGCAGCCGGCATCATCGCTCTCACCCTGGAGGCCAA TAAGAACCTCACCTGGCGGGACATGCAGCACCTGGTGGTACAGACCTCAAAGCCAGCCCACCTCAATGCTAACGATTGGGCGACCAATGGTGTGGGCCGGAAAG GTGCCATGGTGGCCTTGGCCCAGAACTGGACAACAGTGGCCCCCCAGAGGAAGTGCATCATCGACATCCTCACTGAGCCCAA GGACATTGGGAAACGGCTAGAGGTGCGGAAGACTGTGACCGCGTGCCTGGGCGAGCCCAACCACATCACCCATCTGGAGCATGCTCAGGCACGGCTCACCCTGTCCTACAATCGCCGTGGTGACCTGGCCATCCACCTAGTCAGCCCCATGGGCACCCGCTCCACCCTGCTGGCTGCCAG GCCTCACGACTATTCTGCAGATGGATTTAATGACTGGGCTTTCATGACAACCCATTCCTGGGATGAGGACCCCTCTGGCGAGTGGGTCCTGGAGATTGAAAACACCAGCGAAGCCAACAACTATG GGACGCTGACCAAGTTCACCCTCGTACTATATGGCACAGCCTCTGAGGGGCTACCCACACCTCCCGAGAGCAGTGGCTGCAAGACCCTCACGTCCAGCCAGGCTTGTGTGG TATGTGAGGAAGGCTTCTCCCTGCACCAGAAGAGCTGTGTCCAGCGCTGCCCTCCAGGCTTCGCTCCCCAAGTCCTTGATACACACTATAACACTGAGAATGACGTGGAGACCATCCAGGCCAGCATCTGTACCCCCTGCCACGCCTCATGTGCCACATGTCAGGGGCCAGCCCCCACAGACTGCCTCAGCTGCCCCAGCCACGCCTCCCTGGACCCTGTGGAGCAGACATGCTCCCGGCAAAGCCAGAGCAGCCGCGAGTCCCCACCACAGAAGCCACAACCCCGGCCGCCCCTGGAAGTGGAGACGGAGCCGCGGCCACGGGCAGGGCTGCTGCCCTCGCACCTGCCTGAGGTGGTGGCTGGCCTCAGCTGCGCCTTCATTGTGTTGGTCTTCGTCACTGTCTTCCTGGTCCTGCAGCTGCGCTCGGGCTTCAGCTTCCGGGGGGTGAAGGTGTACACCATGGACCGGGGCCTCATCTCCTACAAGGGGCTGCCCCCTGAAGCCTGGCAGGAGGAGTGTCCGTCCGACTCAGAAGAGGATGAGGGCCGGGGCGAGAGGACCGCCTTTATCAAAGACCAGAGCGCCCTTTGA